The sequence below is a genomic window from Mycobacteroides abscessus ATCC 19977.
GAATATCGACGGCGGGCGCTGCCCCGGTGCGGAGCAGTTGGACGGATTGATCGCTCGGGGTGCGGTATGACGCCGCAGGCCTTAGTGCTGCTCGCCGCCGCGTTGCTTCTGGTGCCGCAAAGGTATCGGCGGCTGGACCAGCCCGGGATGAGTCCGGTGCGCTGGACGGGGAAGCTGGTGGCGGCACCGCTGAGTGCGCTGGTGCTGACGGCTCTGTGGCTACTGCCACTGTCGGTGGTCGTGTCGGCTGTCGTGGTGGCCGGGACCGGTGCCCTGCGGTGGCGTAGGCGCCGCAGATCTCGCGTCGAATCGGAGGAGTTGGACTGCACGGCGTCCGGGCTCGATGTAGTTGTCGGCGAACTCAGGGTCGGGGCGCATCCTGTGCGGGCCTTTGAGATCGCCGCGGTCGAGCTGAACGGCGCGGCCGGCGAGGCATTCGCGGCGATCGCGGCACGAGCCCGCTTGGGAGTGAACGTAGATCGGGCCCTGCCGAGATCCGTTCCGGCGAGAGCGCAATGGAATCGGATCACCCGTAGCTGGTCACTGGCCCAGCGTCATGGTCTCGCGGTTGCCGACCTCCTCGACGCGTGCAGGGCGGATTTGCAGGAAAGACAGCAGTTCACCGCGCGCGTGAACGCCGGACTCGCCGGTCCCCGTGCGACCGCGGTCGTGCTGACGGGTCTACCGGTCGCGGGAATCGGGCTGGGACAGATGATCGGAGCCAGACCCCTCAGCGTGCTGTGCGCGGGTGGCGTGGGCGGCGCGTTGCTCGTTGTAGGGGTGACGCTGGCGTGTGCCGGCCTGCTGTGGGCCGACGCGATCACCGGGAAGGCGTTGCGGTGATCGCCGCGCTGCTGATGCTTGCCGCGGCGGTCTTGACCGCGCCCGGGGCATTGCGGGCCCGGGCGAGGATGTCACCCCATCGGCTTCCTGCTTCTTTCGAGCGGGACGACATCGAAAAGGGTTTGTTGGGAATGGCATTCAGCCTCGACATGTTCGGTGTGTGTCTGCGGTCCGGGATGCCCGTCGCGACCGCGGCACTGGTGGTGGCTGCCGCGGCACCGGTGGAGCTGGCCCGAATCCTCCGTCGAGCGGGGGAGATGCTTGCGCTGGGTGCACCGGCATCGACGGCATGGATGGACGCGGGCTCACCCGATGATCCGGGATACGAACAGCGCCAGGCGCTGACCAGACTGGCGCGGCGATCCGCCGACTCGGGAGTGGTCATGGCCGACGGCATCGCCTCATTGGCGGTGCAATGTCGTCGAGACGCGCTGGATTCCGCGGTGGCGACCGCGGAACGAGCCGGTGTGCTCATCGGGGCGCCACTGGGGCTGTGCTTTCTGCCATCTTTCATCTGCCTGGGCATCGTGCCTGTCGTCATGGGCTTGGCACGCGATGTGTTCCACAGCGGTGTGCTGT
It includes:
- a CDS encoding type II secretion system F family protein, which codes for MIAALLMLAAAVLTAPGALRARARMSPHRLPASFERDDIEKGLLGMAFSLDMFGVCLRSGMPVATAALVVAAAAPVELARILRRAGEMLALGAPASTAWMDAGSPDDPGYEQRQALTRLARRSADSGVVMADGIASLAVQCRRDALDSAVATAERAGVLIGAPLGLCFLPSFICLGIVPVVMGLARDVFHSGVL
- a CDS encoding type II secretion system F family protein yields the protein MTPQALVLLAAALLLVPQRYRRLDQPGMSPVRWTGKLVAAPLSALVLTALWLLPLSVVVSAVVVAGTGALRWRRRRRSRVESEELDCTASGLDVVVGELRVGAHPVRAFEIAAVELNGAAGEAFAAIAARARLGVNVDRALPRSVPARAQWNRITRSWSLAQRHGLAVADLLDACRADLQERQQFTARVNAGLAGPRATAVVLTGLPVAGIGLGQMIGARPLSVLCAGGVGGALLVVGVTLACAGLLWADAITGKALR